DNA from Gambusia affinis linkage group LG06, SWU_Gaff_1.0, whole genome shotgun sequence:
TGCAATGGCGTTATATCCAGTGGCTTCTCTGAGAAAGTCTGGCTACAATCCTCTGTTCCATTTCTAACCAGGTTGCTGACTCTCTTTGTCCTTCATTCGGCAGAGCAAGTTTCTttacgagaaaaaaaaaacaaaacaaaaaaaaaaacaacgcaAAACTTATTTCCCGTCCATTTTCTCTACATCTCGTCACACCACTGTCTCGTTGCCTTTTCCCGGTTTGATCCAGCTTTCAACAGGCGCCCTCTTGCCGCCTCGGCTCGCCCGGCTGTCCCTCAGCAGTCGGGTGGAGCAGCGCTGCCAGGTGTGGAGGGTCTTCGCTGACCAAATCCACATCCCTGATGTGATGCCCACGAGCAGTGACATGAAGATCCGAAGCATCTCCGACGCCACATACGAGTCCCGGGGGCTTGTCTTGAACTCCTCCCAGTTAGACAGCTGGTAGAGATAACATCCGATGACCGTGGATGCCGGAACAGTGTAAAGAACAGAGAACACTCCGATCTTCACCATTAGACGCtccagtttgtctgttttagcTCCGTCCTTTTGCAGATTAGAGCGGATCTTGAAGAGAGCAACCAGGCCTGCGCAGATGAACAGAGTGCCTGTGGGGCAACAAGAAGACATGCATCaaagaacagagaaataaagagaaCAGCTAGAGTAGAGTGATGAAATTAGTgtataaatcatttattttccaacccTGTACCTACCTATGAGAAGGTATGTTGCTAATGGCGCAACCACAAAGCCTGTGAGAGCCTCTTGCTGCTGGTTACCAACATAGCACAGTCCAGTAAGGTCATCAGCATCTACCAGTCGCATTATAAGAATAACGATGGTTTTAACAGCTGGGATGGCCCAGGCCGCTATGTGGAAGTATGAACTGTGCATTTCAATTGCTTCATGACCCCACTTCAGTCCAGCAGCCAAAAACCAGGTGAGGGTAAGGATCACCCACCTGGAAGAAAGTGGGGAGGACAGAAAATGGGAAACTGTAAGCGGCTTGTGTAAACGCTCATAAAAGTCACAACTGAGGCAAACAATTCCTTCTGCAAATTTATAGTGGCCCTTCTTTGGTTCACCAGCAGGATTTTAGAGTTTATCCAATTTTAATGTCATGTTTACTTTTACTGACACTTTGTGTTATGGGCAGTTGTTCCTTGCACAGGAAGCACAAGGAGAGACAGAAGTGTCTCAGAACTGAGCTCTTCTggcagaaagaaataaagaaaattatgtttttattagtgAGTCATGACAGGAGTCATCCTATTTTTAGTTTAACCAACCCCAGCTGGTAGCCGGTTAGTTGGAGACTCAAAAAACGGATTTATTTCAGATCAGCCAACCAACCATCATTTAAGAGCTGACAGCAACACGCTTTATTGTGGCAACTGTTACTGAGGTGTTTGTTGTCTAACAGATTATTTGTAAACAGCCTTATTGGGTATGAAAAAGTGGCACCAATTCATTTTTGTCTTGGGAAACTTGTGATATTTGACCTGGAACAGCCTGCAGCAGCTGCCGCCAAGGAGACTTCAAGTATTACAACtatttttgagctttatttaatttttgctttcagtCTCTGTTTACTATGCGACATGCTGGGTTCGGAAACAATGGCAGCCTTTTAGAAATAAGTCTACGTTCTCAAATGAATGCACACAGAGACACCACTTAAAGTTAGTAACGCTGTTCGGCTAATTGTAATCGATGtacagaaaacagtttgaaatgccattgttttaaaatattaaatccgTTTTATGGCATCTACTTTCTcacacatactgttcagggtGGAAGGGCTTGGACGAGTTACTTCAAATGATGTTAATAGTAAATTGGAACGCCGCAATAAATTTCAATGGTGCTTTTGTATTTGTGATAGATAAGAGTCATTTGTTTTAGGAGCGACTCAAAACTTTATCCCTTGTGTAACATTCTCAAAACAAATCAACTGGCCATGTGCCGTTTTAGTGGTAATTAAGTCACAAAAGAAGCCACTCGCCAGTTATATAACAGCGTGCAGTGATCGTAGCTCTGAAGATTGGAGTTTCTGGCCTGCTGCCGTTTCcaaatggcaaataaaaaacaggaaaacaagaaCTGTGTGCGAGGGAAGAAAAATAGCTGTGACAGCAGTGTGGGTTTCCACTGCAGCTTCAGGGCAGCATGCACTTGAAAAGTGGTGGTTTTACCAAGGCTACCCCAactctgtgtgcgtgtgcatgggggagtgtgtgtgtgtggaaatgAATCCAACTAGTGCAGAGGTTATGAGACAGgatagtttgatttttttaaggaaaacagGATGCAAGTCTCGTGTTCCAATTGTTCCACCACAAGGGCCATTCACAGCAGCTGATGACAATGGGGAAACTGGGACGAACAGAAGGAGGAGAGAGTGTTTGAACTAACCACAGTGAGGACGCCATGCCAAAGAAATAGAGGAGAAGGAAGACTATGGCACAGCCGGTGCTCTTTAATCCTTCCTGGACCAGAATCGGAACGTCAGTGGCGTCCAAGTCGCAGGAAACGCGCTGTCTTCCAAGAGTCAGTCGTACCTAAGGAGGCAGAAAAAGTCAGATGTACCAAGAAAAGGGGGTTAACTTAATAACAGAATTAGAAAGTTCTATGAGTCATCTCAACTTGAACAATGATGCCTTTATTCCATTACTCACCAGGTAAGCAACACTGTACAGATTGCAACACATTGAAAGAAAGATGATTGGCCTCTCGGGATAGGAGAAACGCTGCGAGTCCAGGAGAAAGGTCAAGACTGTCAGAGTGGTCGACAAGAAGCACAGAACGGCCCACACTGCCATCCAGGCATCTGTGAAGACTTTGGCCCCCCGTCGGTAAAGGCCGCTCTCGTAGCCACACTGGAGGGTACAAGTTTCGGTTTGTTTGAGCCAAGTATACTGCTCAGGTGCCGATCCGAGGGCCTGACATTCCTCCTGATGAGGAGGGTGGCGGACCGGCTGGTAAGGGGGGTCTTCGTCACCTGGACCCTCCATGCACATGTGGTTGTGGTCATTTAAAGGTGGGAAGAGGCTGCAATTAAGCACCTGGAGAGacattacacaaaaaaaaaatactttatccCTGTCACTTTTACAAGGTTATCAGATTACAAAGTAACAATAATCAAAATTAGGTTGAAAATTGTTCGATAAATGcaactaaaaatgtaattgccAGTGTCATTAATTATTAACATTAAACacatcaagataaaaaaaaaaaaaaaacaagagcacTGATAAAAACTCATGATTTTACCATATTAGTAGCTTCTATAGTCTTTGACACTGTTTACTAGTTTTTAATCAATCTTCAACCTAATCTATATTACTCTATATCATAATTTGTTTCTAACCCTCCAATCATTGGACGTCGATGGCAAGttctttaaaattttgttcTTATGAAATACATCTGCCTGTGAAATCTAGAAGAGCGATATGTAAACTGGGGATCTCAGTTGGGAAAAATTATGGCAGTATTTCTGCTCGTTTCAGCTGGCTGGTGTTAAGCTCATCATGGGAAATTGTTGTAAGAGAAAAAGCCGTCAGATGTAATTGCAGCTATGAAACTTTTTAACTGTACCCTGAAAACTtgttccccccctttttttcttaaaaaatatgcatGCTTTCCTCATGACAGTGCGACTCACCTCAGGCCAAATGAAGCCAAACTCATTGAGAACAGGGAGGCATTTTCTCTTGACGGACAAACACATGCTCTTACACGGCCCGATGGGGATGGGAACCTTGTCTGTGCACATGGGCACATAAACTGAGCAAAGGAAGAactagaagaaaagaaaaagaaatatttatttgtttagcatCTTATTTGCGTGGGTTGTAAGATTCtataaaagaaaccaaaacacattATTGTCTTGCTTGGCAAATCCCAACAAAATCAAGCAGCAGAGGtttataaatatgttataaaaGGTTCTACtagagaaaagacagaaagaaacattGATTTAACATGACTAAATCACAAAGATGCACTAAAAAAACAGCTTCAATGCTTCGTTAGTGAAATTAATCCGTGAGGTAGCAAGtaaaatatgttggagggcTCAGTCTGTTTATATTGCCTGGATAAGAAGCAGAGGGTGCCAACACCCTGCTCTCCCACATGGCTCTTTCATCAAATTGCATTTGCTTCCTGCTGTCTGAACCATTCCAACACCCTTAATATTGGTAGAatctctatttttaaaaaactccaTTACCCACCCCAGCTGAGTGGTTTGAGGTAAGTCTTTTTGCAGcttcttaagaaaaaaaaaaaaaaagatcacctAATAACATCAACTTTAAAATAGATCCTTAAGATATGCTTATGAAGACACAGAGCTGCCAGATTCGACTGTGGAGATAGTGATGCAAAAGAAGAGTAACTCCAGGGTCTCAGAAGTCAGAAATTTTAAGCGATTTCACGCCTCTACTGTGAAAGCTCCTGACAGTCAGAGTGTAAAATTGGACCATGCTCATGAAATGAAAATTTATAGAATAGGAAAGCATGTTTCACTCAGCTCCCCTGACCTGAAGGTAATCAACAAGCGCCCTCGGGTATTTGGCAAATTGATGAAGTGAAATGAAATtttgctgctgattttttttagattaaaaatctcCCAAAAACATTCTTAATACTTGGTGCAAGAAAAAGTTATGTGTAAGttccccctccaaaaaaaactaaataaaaaaaaaagggtgtgtcagatataaaaatatgtaaaacaagaTATGTTATATAAATCTAGTATGACTCAAATACCTAATTTGTTACCGTTTCGTGATCTGGAATAGCCTCTAATTTTTAAGCTGAGCAGAATTTGAATTCCTCTAATtcgttttaaataaaatgtgtcataATTGTGAACGACTCTGCATGTAGACCCAATTCACTTGCAAAAAGTGTGCACAGTTGGTGGGGAGGAGTGTATGAATTTACAGACATTTGGAGATCCTTCCTACAGTAGGCTATGCATGCTCAACCGGTGACAGTAATGTAACACTTTCTGGGTGTTTTCCACTGACCGTCTGTAACCCGAGTGCTGCCACGTTAATGCTAAAAGCTGCTCGGGTTACCAGTCAGGAAGCCTCCCATTAGAGCAAATGTTAGGCGATACGGTTTCTCCCTCCCCTTCCTCAGTCTTTGGGTGGTGGTATCTGtgttcatctgtgtgtgtgtgtgtgtgtgtgtgaaaaagagaggaagagttGGGGGTGTGGGTGTCAGCTAAACTTACAGGACAATTTACAACTGGAGGCAGACAGGTTGATTTTATGCTGCAGTTGCTCCTCGTTCATGCATCTGGAGGCGCTGCATTAATGCAGCCGATCCAGATGCGTTTTGCAGCTAATTTCACGTGGCAGCAGATACAAATAATTTACTGCAAAACCCAAGAAAAGGGTTTATATTTAAGGCTAGATGTGCTTTCTTTGGCAGGAGAGAAGCAGGGAAAGTTTCCACCCTGCCATACATCAGGCATGTGAGCCTGACTGATTTCAAGGTATAAAATTGTCCTTCATAACTGTTCCTTTGAGTTATTGTCCACGTTAATACTATTCCAAAGGAAGGGCCATAATGACTTCAGTTTTCTCCAAAGCCATGGAGCTCAGAGTAACAAAATACTGCCCCTCCCACACCTGTTTCTGTGCAATACTGGTCTGCtgtctgaaaatatatatatatatatatatatatatatatatatatatatatatttagagagagagagagagagagagagagagagagagagagagagatcagctgttaaatatttacagtgacCAAAACGACAAACAACCTAAATGGGCAATACCTATCACTTTTTAAATCCTGGTTTAAAACTACAGTTCACAATTTCAGCGAACAGATGATGTTATACATTTCTGTGCTAAATGTGGCATTTTTGCTCAAGCTTATCattagaaataaactgattgCCTTTTCCATGACCAATACCAAATTCTGGGGTTTTTGAGGTTGGAGGTCCCGCTTCTGATTTTAggctctttctttttctaagaACTGGAACACATAAGGGACAAAAAACATACTGGAATTCACTGATTTAGGGTTTGAATCCAACTGATTAGAAGATAATCCCTTGTCAGATTTttcaacaaaagtttttttattttttatttacagcacatcaaaagtttgttttgatgtgctgtgtttcatttcatcagtgtttcatttatacACTGAAAATGGAATAACGTTTTAGGTTTAACGCGCATTAATCTGGTTTTAATAAACCGATTATCAAGCTAATTGTGCATCCGAAAAACCTCTTTAATCAACCCTTAATTTTTCCCCAATTTGAGAGATGCATTATGGGCCCAGACTATTTTTTCCCTGCATGGTGCATGAGTCAAACAAGCAGCATTTGTCTCAGGACACTAAGGGTACCATTGTTAACAAGAAGACTGTACAGTATATAACTGAAgatccagctgctgctgtgtgggGCATGGATGAACTCAGAATGTCAACAGACAGTGGGGGCATTTTCAACGAAATTAACATGACAGTTTGgcgaagaaaaaga
Protein-coding regions in this window:
- the fzd4 gene encoding frizzled-4, with protein sequence MPGTMRMMMVSLALLLVCPLFLAIDAFGDDDEEMTCDPIRISMCQGLGYNVTKMPNLVGNVLQSDAELQLTTFTPLIQYGCSSQLKFFLCSVYVPMCTDKVPIPIGPCKSMCLSVKRKCLPVLNEFGFIWPEVLNCSLFPPLNDHNHMCMEGPGDEDPPYQPVRHPPHQEECQALGSAPEQYTWLKQTETCTLQCGYESGLYRRGAKVFTDAWMAVWAVLCFLSTTLTVLTFLLDSQRFSYPERPIIFLSMCCNLYSVAYLVRLTLGRQRVSCDLDATDVPILVQEGLKSTGCAIVFLLLYFFGMASSLWWVILTLTWFLAAGLKWGHEAIEMHSSYFHIAAWAIPAVKTIVILIMRLVDADDLTGLCYVGNQQQEALTGFVVAPLATYLLIGTLFICAGLVALFKIRSNLQKDGAKTDKLERLMVKIGVFSVLYTVPASTVIGCYLYQLSNWEEFKTSPRDSYVASEMLRIFMSLLVGITSGMWIWSAKTLHTWQRCSTRLLRDSRASRGGKRAPVESWIKPGKGNETVV